In Aestuariibaculum lutulentum, one DNA window encodes the following:
- a CDS encoding LytR/AlgR family response regulator transcription factor, giving the protein MKCVIIDDEPLAVDVIESYVKQIAGLEIVAKCTNPLEAINLINRQHVDLVFLDIEMPNLTGIDLVKTLDSIPQFIFTTAYPQYALDGFNLNATDYLVKPIPFHRFLKAVLRAKEKYELEQGSTLRVEKPSTEAVSTVENDFIFVKSEYENIKINTESIKYIQGLKDYIKIYTSESDKAILTLSSFKDILDKLPAKHFIRVHRSYAVNINFIKALQKTKLVIEKVQIPIGETYKDEVLKRLGV; this is encoded by the coding sequence ATGAAATGTGTAATTATAGACGATGAACCTTTAGCGGTCGATGTTATTGAGTCTTATGTAAAGCAAATTGCAGGCTTAGAGATTGTTGCAAAATGTACCAATCCCTTAGAAGCAATTAATTTAATAAACAGACAACATGTCGATTTGGTGTTTTTAGATATTGAAATGCCAAACCTTACAGGAATTGATTTAGTGAAAACGCTGGATAGTATTCCTCAGTTTATATTTACCACCGCTTATCCGCAGTATGCCTTGGACGGTTTTAACTTAAATGCGACCGATTATCTGGTGAAACCTATACCGTTTCATAGGTTTTTAAAAGCTGTTTTACGAGCTAAGGAGAAGTACGAATTGGAGCAGGGAAGTACCTTGAGAGTTGAAAAGCCTTCAACAGAAGCTGTTTCGACAGTTGAAAATGATTTCATTTTTGTAAAATCGGAGTATGAAAATATTAAGATTAACACTGAAAGTATAAAGTACATACAAGGGCTTAAAGACTATATCAAAATATATACTTCAGAATCTGATAAAGCCATTTTAACCTTATCGAGTTTTAAGGATATTTTAGATAAATTACCGGCAAAACATTTTATTAGGGTGCATCGCTCGTATGCGGTAAATATCAATTTTATTAAAGCACTACAAAAAACCAAACTGGTTATAGAGAAAGTACAAATACCTATTGGAGAAACCTATAAGGATGAGGTTTTAAAACGATTGGGTGTTTAA